A single window of Bos javanicus breed banteng chromosome 19, ARS-OSU_banteng_1.0, whole genome shotgun sequence DNA harbors:
- the DHRS13 gene encoding dehydrogenase/reductase SDR family member 13: protein MEALLLGVGLLLGAYVLVYYNLVKAPPCRGLASLRGRTAVVTGANSGIGKMTALELARRGARVVLACRSRERGEAAAFDLRQESGNNEVIFMALDLASLASVRAFATAFLSSEPRLDILIHNAGISSCGRTREPFNLLLRVNHIGPFLLTHLLLPRLKTSAPSRVVVVSSAAHRRGRLDFTRLDHPVVGWRQELRAYANSKLANVLFARELATQLEGTGVTCYAAHPGPVNSELFLRHVPGWLRPLLRPLAWLVLRAPRGGAQTPLYCALQEGIEPLSGRYFANCHVEEVPPAARDDRAAHRLWEASRKLAGLGPGEDAESDEDSQPEDPGTPSSPSSPHPEEPTVSELYPSPQSSTDRSTVTRRIPVKAELEPQAC from the exons ATGGAGGCGCTGCTGCTGGGCGTGGGGCTGCTGCTGGGCGCCTACGTGCTTGTCTACTACAACCTGGTGAAGGCCCCGCCGTGCCGCGGCCTCGCCAGCCTGCGGGGCCGCACGGCCGTGGTCACGG GTGCTAACAGCGGCATCGGGAAGATGACGGCACTGGAGCTGGCGCGCCGAGGAGCGCGCGTGGTGCTGGCCTGCAGGAGCCGGGAGCGCGGCGAAGCGGCTGCGTTCGACCTCCGCCAG GAGAGTGGGAACAATGAAGTCATCTTCATGGCCTTGGACTTGGCCAGTCTGGCCTCCGTGAGGGCCTTTGCCACTGCCTTCCTGAGCTCTGAGCCACGGCTGGACATCCTCATCCACAATGCCG GGATCAGTTCCTGCGGCCGGACCCGGGAGCCCTTTAACCTGCTGTTGCGTGTGAACCACATCGGCCCCTTCCTGCTGACGCACCTGCTGCTGCCCCGGCTCAAGACGAGCGCCCCCAGCCGTGTGGTGGTGGTCTCCTCTGCTGCCCACCGCAGAGGCCGCCTCGACTTCACACGCCTGGACCACCCAGTGGTGGGCTGGCGACAGGAGCTGCGGGCATATGCCAACAGTAAGCTGGCCAACGTGTTGTTCGCCAGGGAGCTTGCCACTCAGCTTGAGGGCACTGGCGTCACCTGCTATGCAGCCCACCCAG GGCCAGTGAACTCGGAGCTCTTCCTGCGCCACGTTCCTGGATGGCTCCGCCCACTTTTGCGCCCCCTGGCTTGGCTGGTGCTCCGGGCACCGCGAGGGGGTGCCCAGACACCCCTGTACTGCGCTCTGCAGGAAGGCATTGAGCCCCTCAGCGGGAGGTACTTCGCCAACTGCCACGTGGAGGAAGTGCCCCCAGCCGCCAGAGACGACCGAGCAGCTCACCGGCTGTGGGAGGCCAGCAGGAAGCTAGCAGGGCTTGGGCCTGGGGAGGATGCCGAATCTGATGAAGATTCCCAGCCTGAGGACCCGGGGACTCCATCCTCTCCGAGCAGCCCCCACCCCGAGGAGCCCACGGTTTCCGAACTCTACCCCAGCCCTCAGAGTTCAACAGACAGATCTACGGTCACGCGCCGAATTCCGGTTAAAGCTGAACTTGAGCCTCAGGCTTGCTAA